One region of Lebetimonas natsushimae genomic DNA includes:
- the guaA gene encoding glutamine-hydrolyzing GMP synthase, producing MQVEILILDFGSQYTQLIARRLREEGVYSEIVPYYDGLKAATQKKPKGIIFSGGPASVYDKDAYRVDKKIYELGLPILGICYGMQLITVDFGGEVVRADHHEYGKAELFIDEPHKIFKDVSNPTIVWMSHSDRVEKLPNGFKRIAHTSNAPYAAIVNEEKEIYAIQFHPEVAHSVEGSKILRNFAREVCGVTSKWDMAHFAKEQIKKIKEQVGNDKVICALSGGVDSSVTAALLHEAIGDQLIPIFVDTGLLRKNEREEVEHAFKNVLHVPLITVDARDKFLSRLKGVTDPEEKRKIIGHTFIEVFEEEAKKHKDAKYLAQGTLYPDVIESVSVKGPSKTIKSHHNVGGLPEWMKFELIEPLRELFKDEVRKLGLELGLPEDLVYRHPFPGPGLAIRIMGEVNEKDLEILREADYILIQELKAWGLYNKVWQAFAVLLNVRSVGVMGDNRTYDNAVAIRCVSSTDGMTATFSHLPHEFLEKVATRIINEVNGINRVVYDISSKPPATIEWE from the coding sequence ATGCAGGTTGAAATATTAATACTTGATTTTGGGAGCCAGTATACACAGTTAATTGCAAGAAGACTCAGAGAAGAGGGGGTTTACAGTGAAATAGTCCCATATTATGACGGATTAAAAGCAGCAACCCAAAAAAAACCAAAAGGGATTATTTTTAGTGGAGGACCTGCAAGTGTTTATGATAAAGATGCATATAGAGTTGATAAAAAAATATATGAATTGGGTCTTCCGATTTTAGGAATTTGTTACGGGATGCAGTTAATAACCGTTGATTTTGGCGGTGAAGTTGTAAGAGCTGACCATCATGAATACGGAAAAGCGGAACTTTTTATAGATGAACCGCATAAAATTTTTAAAGATGTAAGCAATCCCACAATTGTTTGGATGAGTCATTCAGACAGGGTTGAAAAGCTGCCTAATGGATTTAAAAGAATAGCCCATACTTCAAATGCACCGTATGCTGCTATTGTAAATGAAGAAAAAGAAATATACGCAATCCAGTTTCACCCAGAAGTTGCCCATTCAGTTGAAGGAAGTAAAATTTTAAGAAATTTTGCAAGAGAAGTTTGTGGTGTTACTAGTAAATGGGATATGGCGCATTTTGCAAAAGAACAAATTAAAAAAATAAAAGAGCAAGTCGGAAATGACAAAGTAATCTGTGCCCTAAGCGGCGGAGTTGACAGTTCTGTAACAGCGGCATTGCTTCACGAAGCAATAGGTGATCAGTTAATTCCTATATTTGTAGATACGGGACTTCTCAGAAAAAATGAAAGAGAAGAAGTAGAACATGCTTTTAAAAATGTTTTACATGTTCCTTTAATTACAGTGGATGCAAGAGATAAATTTCTCAGTCGTTTAAAAGGTGTAACTGATCCGGAAGAAAAAAGAAAAATAATAGGACACACTTTTATTGAAGTATTTGAAGAGGAGGCAAAAAAACATAAAGACGCTAAATATTTAGCACAGGGGACTCTTTATCCTGATGTAATTGAATCAGTTTCTGTAAAAGGGCCTTCAAAAACTATTAAATCCCATCATAATGTAGGGGGTCTTCCTGAGTGGATGAAATTTGAATTAATTGAACCTTTAAGAGAGCTTTTTAAAGATGAAGTAAGAAAGCTTGGACTTGAACTTGGACTTCCAGAAGATTTGGTTTACCGTCATCCGTTTCCTGGACCCGGTCTTGCTATTAGGATTATGGGTGAAGTAAATGAAAAAGATTTAGAAATCCTCAGAGAAGCAGATTATATTTTAATACAGGAGCTTAAAGCCTGGGGACTTTATAACAAAGTTTGGCAGGCGTTTGCAGTGTTGCTTAATGTAAGAAGTGTCGGAGTTATGGGAGATAACAGAACATATGATAATGCAGTGGCAATCAGATGTGTTAGCTCAACTGACGGTATGACAGCAACTTTTTCTCATCTGCCTCATGAATTTTTAGAAAAAGTTGCAACCAGGATAATTAATGAAGTTAATGGAATTAACAGGGTGGTTTATGATATTTCAAGTAAACCTCCTGCGACTATTGAATGGGAATAA